Part of the Oncorhynchus mykiss isolate Arlee chromosome 12, USDA_OmykA_1.1, whole genome shotgun sequence genome, tatatatatatatatatatatatatatatatatatgtatatacctatatctatctgtatctacatatatctactgtaaaagtatctacctatatctatctgtatctacctatatctactgtatctacctatatctactgtatctactgtaaaagtatatacctatatctactgtatctacctatatagACTGTATCTACCTtttatctactatatatactgtatgtacctatatctactatatctacctatatctactgtatctactgtatctacctatgtctactgtatctaccgtatctacctatatctactatatctacctatatctacatgtatctactgtatctacctatatctactgtatctacctatatctactgtatctacctatatctactgtatctacctatatctatctgtatctactgtatatacatatttctatatttatctacctatatatacactgtaAAAGTATCTACATATATCTACCAATATagacctatatctacagtatctacctatatctacagtatctacatatatttacagtatctacctatatctactgtagctaCCTATATCTgctttatatactgtatctacctatatctacagtatctacctatatctacagtatctacctatatctacagtatctacctatatctatctgtatctaaatatatctactgtaaaagtatctacctatatctacagtatctacctatatctatctgtatctacctatatctatctgtatctacccatatctactgtatctacctatatctacagtatctacagtatctacagtctccagctatatatactgtatctaccttttatctactatatctactgtatctacctatatctactatatctacctacatctactgtatctacctatatctactgtatctacctatatctactatatatacctatatctactgtatctacctatgtctactgtatctaccgtatctacctatatctactatatctacctctatctactgtatctacctatatctactgtatctacctatatctactatatatacctatatctactgtatctacctatatctactatatctactgtatctacctatatctatctgtatctactgtatatacctATTTCTATCTtcatctacctatatctactgtaaaagTATTTACATATATCTACCAATATagacctatatctacagtatctatctatatctacagtatttacctatatctatctgtatctacctatatctatctgtatctacatatatctactgtaaaagtatctacctatatctatctgtatctacctatatctactgtatctacctatatctactgtatctactgtaaaagtatttacctatatctactatatctacctatatctactatttctacctatatctactgtatctactgtatctactgtatctacctatatctactgtatctacctatgtctactgtatctaccgtatctacctatatctacagtatctacctatatctacagtatctacctatatctacagtatctacctatatctatctgtatctacatatatctactgtaaaagtatctacctatatctacagtatctacctatatatatctgtatctacccatatctactgtatctacctatatctacagtatctacagtatctacagtctCTACCTATAtttacagtatctacctatatttacagtatctacctatatctactgtatctacctatatctactgtatctactgtaaaagtatatacctatatctactgtatctacctatatatactgtatctaccttttatctactatatctacctaTATTTACTacatctacctatatctactgtatctacctatgtctactgtatctacctatatctactgtatctaccgtatctacctatatctactatatctacctatatctatatgtatctactgtatctacctactgtatctacctatatctactgtatctacctatatctatctgtatctactgtatatatctatttaTATCtttatctacctatatctactgtaaaagTATCTACATATATCTACCAATATagacctatatctacagtatctacagtatctatctatatctacagtatctacatataTCTACCAATATagacctatatctacagtatctacctatatctacagtatctgcagtatatacctatatctactgtatctacctatatctacagtatctacctatatctacagtatctacagtaactACCTATATTgacagtatctacctatatctactgtatctacctatatctactttatctacctatatatactgtatctacctatatatactgtatctacctttTATCTACTATCTAAATTAGtagtccacaagtctggttcatctttgggatcaatttacaaacgcctgaatgtaccacgttcatctgtacaaacaatagtatgcaagtgtaaacaccatgggaccacgcagccgtcataccgctcaggaagaagacgcgttctgtctcctagagatgaaagtactttggtgcaaaaagtgcaaatcaatcccagaacaacaacaaaggaccttgtgaagatgctgaaggaaacaggtacaaaagtatttatatccacggtaaaacgagtcttatatcggcataacctgaaaggccattcAGCCTCTGCTCGAAAacaaccataaaaaagccagactacagtttgcaactgcacatggggacaaagatcgtactttttggagaaatgtcctctggtctgatgaaacaaaaatagaactgtttggccataatgaccatcgttatgtttggaggaaaaaaggggaggcttgcaagccgaagaacaccatcccaaccgtggagcacagggatggcagcatcatgttgtgggggtgctttgctgcaggagggactggtgcacttcacaaaatagatggtatcacgagggaggaaaattatgtggatagattgaagcaacatctcaagacatcagttaggaagttaaagcttggtcgcaaatgggtcttccaaatggacaatgaccccaagtaaacttccaaagttgtggcaaaatggcttaaggacaacgaagtcaaggtattggagtggccatcacaaagccctgaccttaatcctatagaaaatgtgtgggtagaactgaaaaagcgtatgtGAGCAAAGGGGCCTTccaacctgattcagttacaccagctctgtcaggaggaatgggccaaaattcacccaacttattgtgggaagcttgtggaaggatagctgaaacatttgacccaagttaaacaatttaaaggcaatgctaccaaatactaaatgagtgtatgtaaacttctgacccactgggaatgtgatgaaagaaataaaagctgaaagaaataattgtctctactataattctgacatttcacattcttaaaatgaagtggtgatcctaactgacgtaagacagggcatttttactaggattaaatgtcaggaatggtgaaaaactgatttaaaatgtatttggctaaggtgtatgtaaacatccaatTTCAACTGTACCTAATGGATCTACCTACTTTATCTATCTACTGCATCTACCTACTTTATCTCTacccatctactgtatctatctatctctactgtatctatctactgcaTCTACCTACTTTATCTCTTCctttctactgtatctatctatctctactgtatctatctactgcaTCTACCTACTTTAtctctacctacagtgccttgcgaaagtattcggcccccttgaactttgcgacttctggagagagtttgctgcactgaaagtaaagaggctgaataattttgcacgcccaatttttcagtttttgatttgttaaaaaagtttgaaatatccaataaatgtcgttccacttcatgattgtgtcccacttgttgttgattcttcacaaaaaaatacagttttatatctttatgtttgaagcctgaaatgtggcaaaaggtcgcaggttcaagggggccgaatactttcgcaaggcactgtatctactgtGTCTATCTATCTCTACTGCATCTACCTACTTTAtctctacctatctactgtatatatctactgtatctatctatggcatctacctatctactgtatctatctactgtatatatctactgtatctacctatctaccgtatctatctactgtatctatctactgtatctatctatggCATCTACCTATCTACACTGTATCTACCAGTCTACCAATCTATCTACTATTTTAtctttggggcagcaggtagcctagtggttagagaattaGGCCAGTAACAAAAAGGtcgctagattgaatccctgagctgacaaggtaaaaatgtgtcgttttgcccctgaacaaggcagttaacccattgtaaataaaaatgtgttcttaaccatcgtgccttgttaaataaaggttcataaAAATAGACATAATaaaatctctctgtgtgtgtgtcctctctgttGGTGTTCCCAGGACAGAGGGGGTTGTTTGGGTTGTGtcagggttatagggttagaggTCAAGGTTCTCACCTCTCCGTTGGCCCTGGTGTTCCCAGGACAGAGGGGGTTGTTTGGGTCGTGTTGAGGTacttggtcctcctcttccttctccaccTGGCCACTCCAAGGTCTCTTCATCCTGTGGGCCGACACCAGAACCCACGTGTCCCGGAGGGGATTGTAGCGCAGGTGCTGGTGCtctgagacagacacagacacacacagagagagagagagaggtttttatctcacttttgtatattatctacctcgattgctttggcaatgttaacatgtttcccatgccaataaagccccttgaattgattagagagagagagagagagagagagagagagagagagagagagagagagagagagagagagagagaggagagagagcgcgagagagagagagagagagagaggagagagagagagacagacagacagacagacacatacacacagttagcTAATTAGGTCATCTCAAGAACTAACTCCAGATGCTGTTGTAGTCCAGCCTAATTTTTTTATAATCGGTAGAAGTTCAGTCACAGGTGAAAGTTATAGTATATCTGGACTGCGCTCTATAACATGGCCTGCAGGTGGCACCAGAGATGCATCCATGTACTTTATATTCCAAAACAGGAACTGAATCACGGGTTGTATTCTGTGGTAACATAAAGTCTTGCTGACTGAACATGTAAAGTCATTGGACTATAAAGAGTAACATTATGCTCCTTTAATCAATAACTCATAAAATACCAGATGCACTAATAGTCTGTAGTCGTGTTTTAGTAGTGTGTTCTTGCAAATCATGTTCCAGGAAAGAGATATTACCCTTTGGATCAAAGCGGAGTTCATTATCGCTGCTCATTGCGTTGGTCTATGTTGTTGTCACAACGCCGACGACGTGAAAGTCCACCTGTGTCCAGCCCTACTTTACTAaacctctctctgtgtcagtacCAGTGGTGGCTCGGACTGTCTTCAGCCTGACATAAGGTATAAgatcaaccctaaccctgctTTGAGTTGGTGCTGTTTCGAAAGCGCTCTGCCGCTAACTACTCTCGGAATAGAACCAGTGGAGAGAATGAAAGCTGCGCAGATGAACGCAGGATTCCAGACGTAACGCAAGGTATACTAGTAGACGCGTTCAGAACCATGCGGAACATTCAGATATATATGTGTTGTTAAATGTTTGTCTTGGTAGGAGACAATCTTACATATAGTGGCTTTCTGATAGCTAGAACAACACCAGTGACTTCATGGCAACAAAAGCAAGCTCAACGACAATATTGACACCGCCACCTTGCCTGCGTGACGTTTTTTCACCATTCTGATTGGATATCATTTCAACTCGTCTCGTCAATTTCTTCCGCATCATTCGTTCTACGTTGGTCAGTTTCTGAATGAGGATGGATACCTTCTCTCATATGGGGAATTTCTTGATACATTTAAAATTCCAATAACCCTGAAATAATATGCAATTGTTTATGATGGGGGGGTTGTATCTTTTTTTAATTCCTCTGTGGTTGATGTAAGTAACATAGATTTACATGAAAATGtattcattggcaaacttaacaTTAAAGATAAATGTAGTAATAAAcagatgaggattttttttgtgATACTACAATTCCCTCAGCAAGATTCTTTTGGACAGAAATCTATGGTGATATACAATGGGGGAAAGCATGGAAAATTGCTAACACATTATATCAGTAACAGGGTAAAGGAAGTTTCATTCAAAATGTTACATAGAATGTATCCTGTGAAACATGTTTTGGAAAGATTCAAGCTGAATATTGAcaataaatgtgatttctgtggaATGTAGGAGACCATTTTGCCTGTTTTTATAGCAGAATGTTTTGGATTGACATACAGAATTTCATTACAAAAAAAATAGGGCCGGTTGTACAATTTAATGGGTTTgatataatgatttatttcagaaatTCTGACATTGATAAAGATGTAGTATATTTAATTCAACTGCTAATAATATTAGGTACATTTCATATTCAAAAATGCAAATGGACTAATTCAAACCCGAACTTTTTTCACTTTATAAATTAATTTAAACAATATGGCACCACTTTAactaaaatgaaaaacaaaaaggCAATTAAAACTTGTATTAATAATGATTATGATTTGTTTGTTTCTGATTCCtggcaatgtaaatagtttgtATGTATGCTGGTTTGCATGTGACTattccaattcaattcaaggggctttattggcatgggaaacatgtgttaacattgccaaagcaagtgaggtagataatatacaaaagtgaaataaacaatacaaattaacagtaaacattacacatacagaagtttcaaaacaataaagacattacaaatgtcatatgtatatacatatatacacacacagtgttgtaacaatgtacagaTATTCCTCTTCTGCTCGTTAATAGAAACCGTTCTATCTTGGGGGGAGTACAGAGGGGAAAGTTAAGGCGCCTCCCCCATTGAGAATGATAGAGGTCTCTAGTGGCCAAAAGCCTGCtatagcatgggcagcgccattccGGGCTTTCACCAGTTTCACGtcgtcaactgggtgggacttccaacttcattggctgatccctcctggcgACCCGGTTGAAGTCATGTCCAATAAGGTCATCACGAGGAATCAGCCAATCATTTGGGagaaaattgactacttcaaaCTGGAGATAaactcaatggcgctgcccatgccgTCTCAGACGCGATGATGACACATACGAGTCAtgtatctatctctatgggtGCCTTCGCATAACTTCCGTCCGTCTTCGCTGCAGCTCTTGTCTGTTTCTCTGGTCGTGGTGTTCTACTACTCAATCTCAGCCATGTCTTGGACAACTAAAGTGTTAAAGTTAATCGTGCTGGCTGGAGTGTCTGTGTTGATAGTGATGTACCTGCGGCAGTGGATGGCCAACAAGCACTATGTCTTCACAAAGGAAGATGTTGCTGTACTGGCCAAGCGATACGCAGGTAAATGGATAGTCAGGGGAGCATTCATTACGGAAGATTTACAAGGAAGCAAACAGCACACgatagtttctattggacaaattcagatagTTCtctccgtttaagaaacgttttccAACATAATCTGCGTAATGAATACGCTCCAGATAATCATTAAATGGATATGTGTGATGGTTAGCTTAACATCACGAGAAAGACTAGTGAAATTAAGTGATGATGCCATCTAAgccttttatacaacgggttaccaacatattcaaatacatattttcattaaactttagtttgatgaatttattcatactatttcatccttccacaaaatatagtcccgacacaatgCTAAGGTTGTTACCAAACCCGGCTGGTCGAAAGTTCAATCGGTTCGGTGAAAAagacgacccagtcgttcagtctattggttctgtatctatggacatgtcccagtcgttcagtcttgttgttctgtctctatggacacgacccagtcgttcagtctattggttctgtatctatggacccgacccagtcgttcagtctattggttctgtatctatggacatgtcccagtcgttcagtcttgtttctctgtatctatggacccgacccagtcgttcagtctattggttctgtatctatggacacgacccagttgttcagtcttgttgttctgtctctatggacccgacccagtcgttcagtctattggttctgtatctatggacccgacccagtcgtttagtctattggttctgtatctatggacccgacccagtcgttcagtctatTGGTTCTGTctctatggacacgacccagtcgttcagtctattggttctgtatctatggacgtgtcccagtcgttcagtctattggttctgtatctatggacccaacccagtcgttcagtctattggttctgtatctatggacacgacccagtcgttcagtctaaatattccattgccatactggctggcaacgttcttatcgctagctagccaactacggctaacttagtcACGTCAACAAGCCAGAATAACAGtgaagtagctgcatttgtttaagctgttttcaaGTGACAtgtatttggatacatccataacaatgagccaaTGAGGCACTATTTCGCCTGggatagaaaatgtgctcactcctcaggacactgttgttcagaggagctagccaacaacacagtcaacacaatcactttaaactgaagctggaaagattGCAAACTAACTGCACTTTTTTTCAATACAAATGTATTTGTATACATCCACATCCATacaaatgatgccagctgattcatgatttcggcTGCCTCTCTGTCTTGTCCACCCCAGCCACATTCATTAATGGGAGATCAAATTTGGagctggagatcaaatttgaatattgaaacaaagtTGCAAAtatcggagagacagacaggttaatACAAATCTCTGTGGTTGAAAGCttaatgtgagataatgtctagatgctttttatagtggcgatcaagtttataaattgcctggctgggctgatgagagaGTGGATTGTGCAGTcggatggaacagagtaaataggcattttaacgtcatagatttagccggtggtaacttgtggaatagactcTGCCTGtaatgtggttttaaccaatcagcattcaggattagacccaacCCTTGTATAATTAAACATTAAGgcatgaggaggtgtggtatatggccaatataccacgactaatgGCTGTTCCTTGCACGATgcaatgcagagtgcctggatcGAGCCCTTAGCCATTTAAATATTATAAAcagggtggttcgagccctgcaTGCTGATTTGGCTGAAAgcctgtggtatatcagaccatataccacaggtatgacaaaacatgtatttttactgttctaattatgttggtaaccagtttaaaatagcaataaggcacctcgggtttgtggtatatggccaatataccacaggtaagggctgtgtccaggcactccttgtgcgtaagaacagcccttagccgtggtatattggccatttaccacaCCTCCTGATGTCTTATTGCTTCAATAACCCacaagttaactagctagcttagTTGATTGGCTATGCCAGGTCAGCAACTGGCTGTAGTATTAGACCCAAGCATGTAGCTAGCTGTAATTGTATTATGCTGGCCTTCTAGATCTAGTTAGCCACATGACCCTGCTAGCCAGATGGTTTTGACTAGAAGGAGGTGGATTAGCAGTTGAGAGAGGTGAGTGAGAGCTCTTGCAAGCTAACATCAGCATGCTATCTTTTTAAAATGGGAGGGTTCATCGATGATAAGAGTGAGGTCAGGGACATGCTAGACATGAGGTATAGTTTACTGCTGTTGACAAGAAACCTCTACCATTCCATAGTTGTTTTTTTCTCATGTCTGGTAATTCTGATTTATCACTGCTCTACATGTGGTTTTGAGGCCAGGACAAAACAactgtgttgatgatgttgtCTCCTCCAGGCCAGGACCTCGACCAGGCATtgtgtgttgttgatgatgttgtctCCTCCAGGCCAGGACCTCGACCAGGCATtgtgtgttgttgatgatgttgtctCCTCCAGGTCAGGACCACGACCAGGCGTTCTCCAAGGTGGTGGTGGAGCTGCGGAGGAAGTACCCGGGTCACATCCTGCCGGACGAGGACCTGCAGTGGGTGTTTGTCAACGCAGGCGGCTGGATGGGGTCCATGTGTCTGCTCCACGCCTCCCTCACCGAGTACGTCCTGCTGTTCGGCACCGCCGTGGACACCGGAGGACACTCAGGTCAGGATCACTCTGGGTTCACACACGgcctctatgggccctggtcataagtaaaacatgtattgtcatgtttatgcaacctttatttaaccaggcaagtcagttaagaacaaattcttattttcaatgacggcctgggaactgtgagttaactgcctgttcaggggcagaatgacagatttgtaccttgtcagctcggggatttgattttgcaacctttcagatatttttttagttatttttatgtcacctttatttaaccaggtaagctagttgagaacaagttctcatttacatctgcgacctggccaagataaagcaattttttttgcaattcgttccagtcactggcagcagagaactggaaagaaaggcggccaaaggaggtgttggctttgggggtgaccagtgagctatacctgctggaacgtgtgctacgggtgggtgctgctaccgtgaccagtgagctgagataaggcagagctttacctagcatagacttatagatgacctggagccagtgggtctggcgacgaatatgtagcgagggccagccgactagagcatacaggttgcagtggtgggtgttataaggggctttggtaacaaaacggatgggcctgtgatagactgcatccagtttgct contains:
- the sigmar1 gene encoding sigma non-opioid intracellular receptor 1 → MYLSLWVPSHNFRPSSLQLLSVSLVVVFYYSISAMSWTTKVLKLIVLAGVSVLIVMYLRQWMANKHYVFTKEDVAVLAKRYAGQDHDQAFSKVVVELRRKYPGHILPDEDLQWVFVNAGGWMGSMCLLHASLTEYVLLFGTAVDTGGHSGRYWAEISDTIISGTFRQWKEGSTKSEMYYPGDTIVHTVGEATSVQWSAGTWMVEYGRGFIPSTLGFALADTLFSTQDFLTMFYTIRVYAKGMLLEANTLLTEAGVF